The nucleotide sequence GCCCATATTGAGCATCTCATCGGCTTCATCCAACACCAGCCAGTTGAGGTTGTTCAACTTCAGGTCACCGCGACCGAGTAAATCAAGAACTCGACCGGGTGTGCCAACAACAATCTGGGCACCCCGTTGGAGGCGGGATACCTGGGTTTCAATCGCCTGTCCTCCATAGATCGTGACGACACGCAGCCGCCGATCATCCACAAAGGTGCGAATTGCCTGACAGACCTGGAGTGCTAGTTCACGGGTGGGGGTCAAAATCAATGCCTGGACAACCGGCATTTTGACATCAATCCGCTCCAGAATGGGGAGCGAGAAAGCAGCGGTTTTGCCGGTTCCCGTCTGTGCCTGACCCACCACATCTCGTCCAGAGAGCAGATGGGGGATCGCCTGGGATTGGATCTCAGTCGGATTGGTGAAGCCAATGGATTCCAGGTGACGAGCACGGTGTTCGGAAATTCCGAGGCTATGAAACGAAAGGGTCATTGAATCTCCTGTTTAGGTCGATTTAGTACAAAAAAGCCAGAGGCTTTTGAAAAGCTTGAGCAGCAATCATCATCAAGCCATTACTTGAAACGTTATGGAACGCTGAGTGAGGGGGTGTGGAGCAAATCAGACGCCGGGGCCACATGACCATACAGGTCATACACATCGGCATGGTCAATCACCACCGGAACCATCGATCCCAGACGGGCATCTCCCTGAACGTAGACCAGTCCATCCACTTCAGGTGAGAAGCGAGCAGAGCGCCCTACCAGTTCGCCGGTTTCCGGGTTTTCTTGTTCAATCAAAACATTCACAACTTTGCCAATTTCAGCCTGATTTTTCTTGAGGGAAATGGGTTGTTGTCTGGTCATCAGCGCGTCACGCCGCTCATCCATGAGGGATTGGGGCAGTTGATCCGGCAGGTTGTAAGCAGGAGTTCCTTCCTCCGGCGAAAAGGTGAAAACGCCGACATGGTCAAATTCGTGACGCTCAACAAAGTGCAGCAGGTGTTCAAAGTGTTCATCAGTTTCACCGGGGAAGCCCACGATGAAGGTTGTCCGCATCACAGCATGGGGAATGGATGCCTTAATCCGTTCGATGATGCCATCGTTGACATGCCCCTGCCAGGGACGATTCATTGCCCGCAATACTTCCGGGTGGGAGTGCTGCAAGGGCAAATCGAGATAGGGAAGCGCATTGGGGGTTTCACGGATTGCCTCAATCACCCTGGGGGTTAGCCCCGTGGGATAGGCATAGTGCATTCGAATCCAGGGAATATCGACCGTTCCCAAAGCTCGCAGTAATTCTGCCAGTCTGGGTTCCCCGTAAAGATCCAGGCCATAGTTGGTGGTAATCTGGGAAATCAAAATGAGTTCCTGCACACCCTCAGATGCCAGGCGCTCTGCCTCTGCCACGATGGACTCGATTGGGCGCGATCGTTGGCTCCCCCGCAGGTGAGGAATGATGCAAAAGGCACACCGATAATCACACCCTTCTGCAATCCGCAGATAGGCAACTCCTTCTGTCGTGGTTCGATAGCGGGGAGTCGTCTCATCCGCAATGTAAGTCGGCTCCTGGGATACTTCCTTCACCCGTTCGCCCGCTTCTGCCCGCTGAATCACATCCACAATCTTGTGATAGTCCCCAGTCCCCACCAACGCCACAGCCTCCGGTAGCGCCTCTAAGAGTTGCTCCTGAAAGTGCTGCGCCATGCAACCAGTAATCACAATTTTTTTACGGGCTTCTGCAAGCTCAACCAGCGTGCGTACCGATTCCTCACGGGCAGCCTGGATAAAACTGCAAGTGTTCACAATCACATAGTCGGCGAATTCTTCATCAGAATCAACCGGAAAGCCCGCCTGAACCAGGAGACCAAGCATATGCTCAGTGTCTACCCGGTTCTTTTCGCAGCCTAAATGCGTGACAGCAATCGTCGGCTTATTGCCCATGAAGTCCAGTCTACAGTAAGAAGAAAGTAACCAATCGTTAAGCTGTAGCGATCGCTCATGCGATGGATTGACTCCTCGCTGTAAAACCTCATAGCTGAATGCTCAGTGGCTACCGCTGATTGCAATCGCTCAAACAACATTTGTAATCTATCCTAACGCAAAAACCAAAATATTACGATATTTTACAAAGACAATGACTTCCCGGTTGATGGGCACTGGATCCCTGCTATGAGCAACGGACATAGATAGCGCCAACCAAAATACAACATGGCTACCCGAAATTCTTCTCTCGAGACACCGGGGATCACCAGAAATGACTGTTCATCAAGAGAGCATATTTCGGCATGAAAAAATGTAACTTTCATCACAGTTCCCTATAAAACTCGTTACCCTGGGATCAGTAAGGGACTTGAGAATGGGCAGATAGATAACGCCTGCCAGTCCGGGTATTTACGCAAGTCTCTTCAGGTTTATAGAGCAAATCAATACCAGAACCAGAGATGGTTTGAGTGTGAACCGTAAGCAACTGTTTGTAAATGAATATAAACGCCACGATTAGCGAATATAAACGCCACGATTAGCAAGGAATTCAGGGCGTGAACACATGACCTGTGCTTGCATCCTTTGAGCTGCAAGCACCTGGATGGATTTAACACTGGTTTACAAACAGTTTCTAATTTCGATTGAGGCAATTCATGGGGGTTGCGCAGAAAACACGCAGTGGGAGGATGTTAATGAATTTCAACAATGATCTTGTGGGTCTGGATGAACAGGCGACGCTTGTGTTCGGGGATGTGACTTTAAGTTTGAGTGAATTACGGTATGCGATCGACCTTGCCACGCTGAGCTCCTTCTCCCATGCGCTGATGGCATCCTTGCAGTCCCAGGGCATTCAGGTGCCGATTGGGGCTTATGACCAGCAGGGGCAATGGTGCCCGCTTAGCAATAGCGCCTGGTTCCAGCAGGGGGTTGCCTGTGAAGTCCGTGCCCCTGAGCCGCAACAAGGGAGACTGAAATTGCGGATTGTCCTGGAATTTCTGCCTGAGGCGATCGAGCACCTGGTGATGCCCCAGCCTGCTACCTG is from Leptothermofonsia sichuanensis E412 and encodes:
- a CDS encoding KGK domain-containing protein; translated protein: MNFNNDLVGLDEQATLVFGDVTLSLSELRYAIDLATLSSFSHALMASLQSQGIQVPIGAYDQQGQWCPLSNSAWFQQGVACEVRAPEPQQGRLKLRIVLEFLPEAIEHLVMPQPATCDEITCDEIIRDRYLTTPSRTSTNVLCNLEAQIPV
- the rimO gene encoding 30S ribosomal protein S12 methylthiotransferase RimO, which gives rise to MGNKPTIAVTHLGCEKNRVDTEHMLGLLVQAGFPVDSDEEFADYVIVNTCSFIQAAREESVRTLVELAEARKKIVITGCMAQHFQEQLLEALPEAVALVGTGDYHKIVDVIQRAEAGERVKEVSQEPTYIADETTPRYRTTTEGVAYLRIAEGCDYRCAFCIIPHLRGSQRSRPIESIVAEAERLASEGVQELILISQITTNYGLDLYGEPRLAELLRALGTVDIPWIRMHYAYPTGLTPRVIEAIRETPNALPYLDLPLQHSHPEVLRAMNRPWQGHVNDGIIERIKASIPHAVMRTTFIVGFPGETDEHFEHLLHFVERHEFDHVGVFTFSPEEGTPAYNLPDQLPQSLMDERRDALMTRQQPISLKKNQAEIGKVVNVLIEQENPETGELVGRSARFSPEVDGLVYVQGDARLGSMVPVVIDHADVYDLYGHVAPASDLLHTPSLSVP